The Streptomyces griseiscabiei genomic sequence GAGCGCCAAGTGGATCGCGGGCCTGCGGCTCCTCGACCACGACGAGCCCGGCTTCTGGGAGCAGAACGGCTATCACGCGCGGGGCAACCCGTGGGAGGAGCAGCGGTACTCCGGTGACTGAGTCGACAGCGCAGTACACGGCCTTCACCCCGCCCACCCGGTTCGCCGTACCGGGCCGGATCGCCGTGAGCAACCGGGAGGCGGCCCGCTGGCAGACGGCGACACTGACGGAGATCCGGCGGGAGACACCGGCCGTGTCCACGTTCCGGTTCGCGGTGCCGGGGTGGGCGGGGCATCTGCCGGGGCAGCATCTGATGCTGCGGCTGACCGCCGGGGACGGCTACACGGCGCAGCGGCACTACTCGCTGGCGTCCCCGCCGGACGACACCGGGCACATCGAGCTGACCCTGGACCGTGTCGAGGGCGGTGAGGTCTCCGGCTGGTTCCACACCGAGGCCCGGCCCGGCGACCGGGTCGAGGTGCGCGGCCCGCTCAGCGGCTTCTTCGCCTGGCCCGGGGACCGGCCCGCGCTGCTGGTCGGCGCCGGTTCCGGGGTCGTACCGCTGATGTCGATGCTCCGCCACCACCGGGGGCGCGGGCTCCATGTGCCCCTGCGGCTGCTGGTGTCCGCGCGCGGGCCCGAGGAGCTGATCTACGCGGCGGAGTACGGCGCGGAGACCACGGCCGTGTTCACGCGGCGGGCGCCCGCGGGGGTGCCGGTGGGGCGGCTGTCGGCGGCCCATGTGGCGCCACTGCTGGCGGAGCGGCCCGCGGGCGGGTGGGAGGCCTATGTGTGCGGCTCCAACGCGTTCGCCGAGCACGCCTCCCGGCTGCTGGTCCAGGCCGGACAGCCGGTGGACCGCATCCGTATCGAGCGGTTCGGCTGAGCCGCACGGGCAGGCGCTCGCCGGGCCCTGGCCCCCGTCCGCCGCGATCACCGTGCTCCCGGCCCGCTCTGCCATGATTTCTGGCGCAAACCATGCCATCACGCCCTCTTTCGGGTACACCGGAAGTGCGGACCAGTCCTAACCGGGGTTCTCGTACGAGGACCGCGCCGGTGAGGGAGGGCGAGATGCGAGGCCAGTTTCTCGGGTGGCGTTGGCGCCCCAATGCGCTGCGCCGACGCTCGGACGTCGTCGAGGCGTGGACGGTGCTCTGCGTCCTGCTGCTGCTCGTCCTCGGAGCCCCGGCCGCCGGGATCGCGGTGGGCCTGTGGGCCCACGGGGACGCCCGGGCGCACGCCGCGGCGGAGCGGGCGGCCCTGGACCGGGTCAGTGCCGTGATCGTCGAGCGGGCCCCGGCTGCCGTGCC encodes the following:
- a CDS encoding ferredoxin reductase → MTESTAQYTAFTPPTRFAVPGRIAVSNREAARWQTATLTEIRRETPAVSTFRFAVPGWAGHLPGQHLMLRLTAGDGYTAQRHYSLASPPDDTGHIELTLDRVEGGEVSGWFHTEARPGDRVEVRGPLSGFFAWPGDRPALLVGAGSGVVPLMSMLRHHRGRGLHVPLRLLVSARGPEELIYAAEYGAETTAVFTRRAPAGVPVGRLSAAHVAPLLAERPAGGWEAYVCGSNAFAEHASRLLVQAGQPVDRIRIERFG